The following proteins come from a genomic window of Crassostrea angulata isolate pt1a10 chromosome 1, ASM2561291v2, whole genome shotgun sequence:
- the LOC128155949 gene encoding uncharacterized protein LOC128155949, with protein sequence MTMEFSFYFLLIFFQTIACVHCELSNVAFTLGQTNHLYLSHGEQLTYNKIITNLSAEFDSLGSFVSRKPGLYAFHFFSLAHSESRTWIELFKNTDYICSIFGYTSHGYADAGNSVFLHLNEHDTVSIKSHPSYDTTLYGTGDQIYTTFTGVLLNPDDAEYPYQKESFSVGLNHHFQTSQGELVRYNNIIVNSNANVFNTQTGKFTAAMDGTYIFHYHGLAQNDEAIWLELYRNGEYVNSAFGHTDSGYADAGNTVILHLSRGDQVYIKARNNYQVNLYGAADQVYATFSGNLLAPLSHDSEDSRSETSFSVGLSHHFTGTNLIFDRVFSNRGGRYSQVTGHFTAKESGVYVFHFHALSRSDAHIWVDLYHDYHYIDSLYGGSDDEYATGSNAAALNLVAGDIVFLKSRQSSNSYYGAPDQVYCTFSGYKLDTTEEFIIGNPDVVIGRLSL encoded by the exons ATGACAATGGagttcagtttttattttcttcttataTTTTTCCAAACAATAG CGTGTGTGCATTGTGAGTTGTCTAATGTGGCTTTCACTTTGGGCCAGACCAATCATCTTTATCTCAGTCATGGAGAACAGTTGACTTATAACAAGATCATTACGAACTTGTCGGCCGAATTTGACTCTCTAGGTTCGTTTGTTTCCAGAAAACCCGGACTCTATGCTTTTCATTTCTTCTCTCTGGCACACTCAGAAAGTAGAACGTggattgaactttttaaaaatacagattACATATGTTCTATATTTGGCTACACATCACATGGTTATGCTGATGCAGGAAACTCCGTGTTTCTCCATCTAAATGAACACGATACCGTCAGCATTAAATCTCATCCATCTTATGACACTACTCTTTACGGAACTGGGGATCAAATATATACGACATTCACAGGAGTTTTGTTAAACCCTGACGACGCAG AATATCCATATCAAAAAGAGTCATTTTCTGTTGGGCTTAACCATCATTTCCAGACATCTCAAGGAGAACTAGTCAGATACAATAACATTATTGTAAATAGCAATGCCAATGTATTCAATACACAGACTGGAAAATTTACGGCCGCGATGGACGGGACATATATATTTCACTACCATGGACTTGCTCAGAATGATGAG GCTATCTGGCTAGAGTTGTACCGTAATGGAGAATACGTCAACTCTGCATTTGGCCACACTGATTCCGGTTACGCCGATGCCGGTAACACCGTCATTTTGCATCTTTCAAGAGGAGACCAAGTGTACATCAAGGCGAGAAACAACTATCAAGTCAATCTGTATGGTGCCGCTGATCAAGTCTATGCAACCTTTTCAGGAAATCTTCTTGCTCCTCTAAGTCACGACTCAGAAG ATTCTCGATCCGAAACGTCATTTTCCGTCGGTCTTTCGCACCATTTCACTGGAACAAATCTGATTTTTGATCGCGTCTTCTCTAATCGCGGTGGACGGTACAGTCAAGTAACTGGTCACTTTACAGCCAAGGAAAGTGGGGTCTACGTATTTCATTTTCACGCACTGTCTCGCTCGGATGCTCACATCTGGGTGGACCTGTATCATGACTACCATTACATTGATTCTTTGTATGGGGGCTCTGACGACGAATATGCAACGGGAAGTAACGCCGCAGCCTTAAATCTAGTTGCTGGTGATATTGTGTTTCTGAAATCTAGACAGTCTTCCAACTCGTATTATGGTGCACCAGATCAAGTTTATTGTACCTTTTCTGGATACAAATTAGATACGACAGAAGAATTTATCATTGGAAATCCAGATGTTGTAATTGGGCGACTgtcattataa
- the LOC128187126 gene encoding uncharacterized protein LOC128187126: protein MFVTMKGGSFILTLFSNIVLVLCQSDNVAFTLGQTNHLYLSHGEQLSYNKVVTNLSAHFDSAGSFVCRKPGLFAFHFFSLAHTQSKIWIELYKNTNYVCSIHGYTSHGYADAGNSVMLHLNENDIISIKSHASTNTTLFGTADEIYTTFTGVLLKPDTAEYAYKKVTFSVGLDHHFHATNGETVMYNDIILNSNAYNTLTGRFTAPLDGTYIFHYHGLAQNNQLIWLELYHNGDYVNAAYGHTVSGFADAGNTAILHLHAGDQVYVKARNGRVVDVFGTPNEVYTTFSGTLLAPLTHDSDDSQSEMSFSVGLSHHFSGMTLIFDRVFSNRGGGYNPSTGHFTAKESGVYVFHFHALSRSDAKVWAELYHNYHYIDSLYGRSNGEFAAGSNAAVIDLVAGDTVFLKSRQSTNSYFGTPDEVYCTFSGYKLDTFKEELVIGNPGEIIG, encoded by the exons ATGTTTGTAACCATGAAAGGGGGTTCATTTATTTTGACATTGTTTTCGAACATAG TACTTGTGCTCTGTCAGTCTGATAATGTGGCCTTCACCCTGGGTCAAACCAATCACCTGTACCTAAGCCATGGAGAACAGCTATCTTATAATAAGGTCGTCACAAACTTGTCAGCTCACTTTGATTCTGCGGGCTCTTTCGTTTGCAGAAAACCAGGGTTGTTTGCCTTTCATTTCTTTTCTCTGGCTCACACACAAAGTAAAATATGGATCGAActttacaaaaatacaaattacgTGTGTTCTATTCATGGTTACACATCACATGGTTATGCCGACGCGGGTAACTCTGTAATGCTTCAcctaaatgaaaatgatataatCAGCATCAAATCGCATGCATCAACCAACACCACTTTGTTTGGAACCGCTGATGAAATTTATACAACATTCACAGGAGTTTTGCTGAAGCCCGACACAGCTG AGTATGCCTATAAAAAAGTTACTTTTTCTGTGGGTCTTGACCACCACTTTCACGCAACAAACGGAGAAACAGTCATGTACAACGACATCATTCTTAACAGTAATGCTTACAATACTCTCACTGGAAGGTTTACAGCCCCACTTGATGGcacttatatatttcattatcacGGACTTGCTCAGAATAATCAA CTCATATGGCTTGAATTGTACCATAATGGAGACTACGTGAATGCTGCCTATGGTCACACTGTTTCTGGTTTTGCTGATGCTGGAAATACCGCCATTTTACACCTTCATGCCGGGGACCAAGTGTATGTCAAGGCACGAAACGGTAGAGTCGTGGATGTGTTTGGTACTCCGAATGAAGTGTATACAACATTTTCAGGAACCCTTTTGGCTCCCCTAACCCATGATTCAGATG ATTCTCAATCAGAAATGTCATTTTCCGTTGGTCTTTCGCACCATTTCAGTGGAATGACACTGATTTTTGATCGCGTGTTCTCCAATCGAGGCGGTGGATATAACCCATCCACCGGTCACTTTACAGCCAAAGAAAGTGGAGTCTATGTGTTTCATTTCCACGCACTGTCTCGTTCAGATGCTAAAGTGTGGGCTGAACTTTATCATAACTACCACTACATTGACTCTTTGTACGGTAGATCTAACGGTGAATTTGCCGCTGGAAGTAATGCCGCGGTCATTGATTTGGTTGCTGGTGATACCGTGTTCCTGAAGTCCAGACAGTCTACTAACTCTTACTTTGGTACACCAGATGAAGTATACTGCACTTTTTCTGGATACAAACTGGACACCTTTAAAGAAGAGTTAGTTATCGGAAACCCGGGAGAGATTATCGGCTAA
- the LOC128175584 gene encoding uncharacterized protein LOC128175584 produces the protein MGVKQRILDTPLFLKISCVLIIAAFVINLVAFSAPYWFESDTYHEGLWSICSGTDCTDYTLDNLSRWFEATRTFAVFGFLGSLTTIVLLVLYIFVEKLSLYFIYIAAVVSCFVTAGFIFLSVLIYAAFLDNLSWNWAFCIVSFLLYAVAGVLLIINFLRKDGKVFSK, from the exons ATGGGTGTTAAACAGAGAATTCTGGATACTccactgtttttaaaaatttcctgtGTCTTGATAATTGCAGCGTTTGTAATCAATCTCGTTGCTTTTTCTGCTCCGTATTGGTTTGAGTCTGATACTTATCATGAAGGATTGTGGTCAATTTGTAGCGGCACGGACTGCACAGACTATACGTTGGATAATCTCTCCA GATGGTTCGAAGCAACTAGGACATTTGCTGTGTTCGGTTTCCTGGGGTCCCTGACAACTATTGTCCTTCTTGTCCTATATATCTTCGTAGAAAAGCTTagtctttatttcatttacataGCAGCTGTGGTTTCCTGCTTCGTGACAG CTGGCTTCATCTTTCTGTCTGTGTTGATCTATGCGGCCTTCCTGGACAATCTTTCCTGGAACTGGGCGTTCTGTATTGTATCTTTTCTGCTTTACGCTGTCGCCGGTGTCCTTCTCATTATCAACTTCCTCAGAAAGGACGGGAAAGTGTTCAGCAAATGA